GCGAGGGCCTTGCTGACCGGGCAGTTGGCCTTGGCGGTCTCGGCGGCCTTCTGGAAGTCGTCGGCCGAGATGCCGGGGACGTCCGCGCGCACCGACAGCACGATGCCGGTGATGCCCTCACCCGGCTGGAACGTCACGTCGGCCCTGGTCTCCACCGACTGCGGCGGGGTGCCGGCCTGCGCGAGGCCGTGGGACAGGGCCATGGAGAAGCAGGAGGAGTGCGCCGCCGCGATGAGCTCCTCGGGGCTGGTCTTGCCGTTCGCCTGCTCGGCGCGCGAGGGCCAGGACACGTCGAACGCGCCGACCCCCGAGCTGTCGAGCGAGACCACGCCTGAGCCGTCGAGCAGCGCGCCGTTCCACTGCGTGGTGGCGGTACGAGTAGTCGCCATCGCGACCATCCTTCCGAAGCTGGATCCGTTACATGCCGAACCTACACGCGCGCCTGGTGCGCTCGGTGCTCGGCACGGACAAGATCCTCCACCTCGGCCCG
The window above is part of the Sphaerisporangium rubeum genome. Proteins encoded here:
- a CDS encoding OsmC family protein codes for the protein MATTRTATTQWNGALLDGSGVVSLDSSGVGAFDVSWPSRAEQANGKTSPEELIAAAHSSCFSMALSHGLAQAGTPPQSVETRADVTFQPGEGITGIVLSVRADVPGISADDFQKAAETAKANCPVSKALAGTTISLNAELA